Below is a window of Cheilinus undulatus linkage group 8, ASM1832078v1, whole genome shotgun sequence DNA.
GGCGAAAAGAAGGTATCGACTTCACATATAATTTCGGTCCATATCGCCCATCCCTAATTCGAGGTAGCTTTCGTGAAAAGTAATGATAAATCCTTCTTACCCGGTCTTTCTGTCTTCACTTTGACGTGATGCATAATCTActccttttgtccttttttgtatgtaaaataaaaaagaccaaGCAGTACAACCACACTTTCCCAGCTGTAAGAGAACACCGACACACAGCGCTTTTTGTTGATATCGACAGCTGACTGACGCCTCAACAAATAACGTAGGGCTGCTTCAGGACGTCGGTTGCTAAacgttagctagctagctgcgTTAAGGTAAAGACAGTTTGCAAGCGGTGCGTTGAATAACGTTACAGCCACCCAGCGACAAAAACTTTGTACGTTGATTAAATTACTTAAAACTAGTCCTAACTGTTTCCTAAAATCACCAGGGAAGAATCTGTTTCCTACACGCAAAAACAGCAAGACCTAGCTCGACATTCGGTAGCTTATGTTTCGGTTGCTAACTAGCTTATTTTTTGACCAACGGCCTCTGCTGCCTTTCCTCTTCCGCGCGCTGCCACTTTCCTTTTACCTGATTGGAGCTTGTGCAATAATGTTGCATGATGTGATTGGGTGCGCCTCATGTCCATCATCTTTGACTCGGCTCCTATTGGCTGTATGCGCAGTTGTAAATAACGATCGCTAGAAACAGTTCAAGGCTCGCTGTTATTGTGGGTTATAATGGTAAATTTAACAAAAGATCTTTGTTTATATGAAAAAGTTAAACTGTTAAATaggtagatttttaaaatccttttccTGGGAGCTTTATTTGCAATTTCGTGGTCAATCAGTGCCATTTGACTAAGAATTCAGAGGTAACTTAATGGTGTGGACTTGCTAAGTCAGACTCATACTTAGCAACCCCTGCTGTCTGCTAAAGCTGTGATGAAATCCAGGTAAGCTCAAAACGACAACATGTTGATAGCACCCTTTGAAAGTTGCAGTTGGTGAAACGTGTTGTTTCTACAGCCGCCCCGTCTTCACAAGGCAAAATCCCTTTCAACAAGCAACCAAAGTGGGGAAGACTTTCTACCACCCGTCCTCCAACAAGTCTTtgacacagaagaagaagaaaacggTATGTATTATTAAGGCCGGGATATATGAACCACAACTCATATCTCAATATAAACTGAGTGGTGATAGGCGATACATTGCTCCATGACTTCTTTGAAGAAACCACAAAGGTTGCTACAATACCAGAATTacaaactttgatatgattccaTTGTAAGCAGATGATTATCATGTCAACAAACGAAGAAGTGCTGAAAAACCAAACTCTAGGCAACTTACAAATTTGCAACCATGTTGACTATATCTTTACAGACTCTGAGTCCTGAACGTTCACACAAGCAATCCACTCCACAGTTGGACTCTCTGAGTCAAGACGAGCAAGGATTGATTCAGACACATGTCCACAGTTTTGCTGCCACAGATGACCATCCTGTTTTTGAAGAGTCATGGCCATCATCCGACTGTGGATCATCTTCAGCCTTATCTAATATGGTGACATCTGAACTGTCTGCGAGGGCAGGGAAACCTTCAGTCTCACCAGAACCTGGAATTCACCAGGATTCAGTGCTGGCAAAGTATGTTTAAGTTTCATTTTGGTTCTTCTGAGATCGTACGCTCAAATGAAATAACTATGTCTTTGCCACTTGTCACTGTCTGTATTACACAAACAAAAGTAGCAATTTGTAAAAGAGttagttaaaataataatgataattctgacatgaagaataaaatagaaaagctgtttgagtttGTATCATTGTCATTGGAATCACTACTTTTATAACGccaactttttttgttgtcacAGATACATAGAGCGCTTCCGCCATGGTCAACCGCAGAGTCGAGAGGAGCGCCAGCAGATGGCTGCCAGAGGAAAGAAGCAAGTGCCTTTTTGGTGGATGTCATCCTCAACTTTACCTCATAGCTCAACACCAACCAAAACAACAGACAAAGGTACATATTTTCACCCAATGCAGATTTAGTAATTGTTAATATAGGGTCCTACATTTTAATACAGAATTACAGTTCTTGTGAAAAAATTCTGTCAAATCCTTTGCTTTAAACAGATGTCATCCAGCCTATGGAAGATGACCATGGCGCTGCCACTTACAGTCCAGTGCAGAATGGACATGACAGAGACCTTTCCCCATGCAGAGGATCTATTAGTGtgagtttgtttgtgtgtttatagaGATAGGATGtactttttattctgaaaaaaatataagtCAAAGGTGTGTTGTTTGTACAAAAGACTTTCCCACATCCATGTGTTTATGTCTTAATGAAAAACACCAGATTCTACTCCAGTTAGATTTTTAGTCTTTGAAAATATAAGGGCTGTTGAGTTTGCACCCAGCTGAAGGTTGTGCCAAGTGTATTTGACTCCcataaaatcaaaatgactTAAGAGCAAATTATTCCAACTAAACATACTTAGAGAATTTAGCATTAAATCACAACACCATATGTCAAGTCAAGCCCATTGTCTTTGTGGGgcatatttaaaaacaacttaCGGTGACCAAACTGCTGTAAAAGCAAGAAAGGGAATTAATGAATATAAAAACCCCAAATTCCAGTAAAAGACTGAGAGCCCTGACACAttcagaaacacacagacactaAATGAAAGTAGATAGGAATATAGACAAGTAAAAGCAGAAGTAAACACCATAAAAGTGAAATGACAGATAAGAATAGAAATTCATGCTCAGCTTGAATTGAAGATCTTCAGAGTTAGGTATTTATGTGATTTGTAAATGTTAAGCAATTAGAAACAATGACTACAATGGCTGTATTACCCGGTTTTTTTAAGCTTGATCTGGGGACTTCCAAGAGTAGAATGTTAGTTGACCTCAGAGACCAAACTGGAAAAGGATAGTGCAAGACATTTTAGAGAATGTCAATCCATTCAAAATCATACAATCAATCActgaaatctaaaaataaacCCTGAAACAGATAAGAAGCCAATGTACAGAGCCTTTAATAggcattttgttcattttttccagTAAGAAGGTATgctgcagcattttaaaaaagttggtGACAAAGAGGACTGTTTGAAGCCCACATACAAAAAATTACCATAATCCAGCCTAGATGTGATAAAGGCGTGGACTACTCTTTCAAAGTGGTTTTGGCTGAGACAGGGCTTTACCCAAGCTAGTTGTCTTAGCTTGAAGAAGTTTGTTTTCAACTATTGAGGCAGTATATTCAATTCCAAAGGACTTACAGACAATTGTACCAAGGTTTTTACTAATGGGAAATCATAGGGAGTAAGAAGACTGAGTGCACCAGTCATCAACTATGTTTGGTTTTCCAGCCATTCCAACCgctgtttattttcattctgattttagaaaagaaataaagtctACCCAAGTCTGAACCTTCTTCAAACAGTTCAAAACAGTCTGAGCTAGATGGTGGTTATTTTTTGAAGACAGGTAAATATGAACATCATCACTAGAGTATAAGAGAACGTTGTGTTTTCTCAAAAATAATGCCAATGATCAGAAAGAGAACAGGGCACAAAATGGAGCCTTGGAACTCTGGCAATCCCTAGTATATTTAGAAGTCTCTGTGTTTACAAaattgaaaagattttttttttaaatgtatggcCTTCTCAGCCCTGtgtgaaattgtatttttttagcaATATGTGGCCAGATACAATCACtacatgtatgtttttctttgtttaaataccctgtttgtctgttttttattttagattttgtcTGACACCTCCCAGGGCGAATTTGAAGACACAGAGATACTACAACTTCAAGAAAGGGCAAACAGACTTCTGCTGAAAGAGTATGAAGCCCTGCAAGTaacattaatgataaattaataaataactGCAGTtgtaaatgactttttatttccaaCAGTGACTGTAGTCTGAATGATGGATCTATCCATGTCAGCTCAGAAGGCGTGGGATGCTCAGAATTTTCTTCTCCACTCAGTGCAGATGAGCAAATGCGAAGACCTTTGATTCCTAGAGTAATGATGTCTGCTACAGGTAATGCGACTGCTTGGACCTGTATAGAATTGTTAGcttcatttaaattttaaacgTGCTCAATGCTTTTACTGTTCATGCAACATAAACAGTTCCCTTTTTCGTACTTGTgatatctgttgtttttatcaaaacttACAGCAAAAGCCAATTCAGACTCAGTTCAAGCCTTCCAAAAACCCTCTTCCATTCCTTTACTTGTTTCCCCAACACGCCCGGAAGAAGATATCTTGTTCCAGTGGCGTTTGAGACGAAAGATTGAGCAGGCCAGGGAGCAACACTCAGGTTTTCATGCTACAACATTTAGCTGGCAGTCCCCCAGTTTAAGGCAGACCTCACCAAGTGGACAAGCCTACAAGGTTGGGAATATAGTGCACCATATTTACTCTCaaatttttttaacagtttttgaaAAATTCTAAATAATTTGTATGCACTCTTTCTTGTGTCAGGGACGGACCCAACCTCCAGAGTTCTCAGAAAAAGCTAGCCATCCACAGATTGCTGCTGCACAGCCAGAAACCAGAGAAACACTTGGATTATTTTCCTCATCTTCAGTCCCAACTCTTTTACCTGCCTGTGCTGTCTCTGGATCTGCAGTCTCTCAGCCCCTTGTTCCTGCCCACATGCACTTTCTTTGTGATGTTTTGCCATGTCCCATCCAAAGTACAGATGAGTCTCGGACCAAAGTTGTTCATAAAAAGGCCCAAGTTCAAGATAATACACTTAAAACAGCCCGCGATGAACCCTTTCTTGAACATGAGCCATCCGTAACAAAACCTTCATCTGGAGTTACAGAAGAAGAAAGGTCTTCTAACAACAAAAGagctgaaacaaacacaaagctgAAATGTCAGATTACAGAGTCAAGGAAGAATGAGAAGGAGGCAGTGATGGCTTTCAGAAGACAGAAGAAATCAACAAGGTAAAGTATTTAAGCATGGACATCATGTGGAAAGCACAACACAATGCTCAATATGCATATTTATATATGTTGGCAGATATGCTATGGAAAAAAGACATACTGATGGTTCTGGATCTACAAATAAGAGTGCCTTACACCAAAAACTTCCCAAAAAGCCATTAGCTAAGGAGCTAAAGCAACATAAGGGGTACCAGGAGTTTTCCAGTCAGAGCGCTACTGTTGATCATGGACCACCACCTTCTCCAGTCCACAGTGCCTTAGGACAGGTCAGCATATATGCACAGAAGTAGGTTCTATCTCCTCCAccatattttctttgttttttttttttattctgtataCTGTTCTTGTTGGCTGTTGACAGGTTGTTTCAGAGGTCTTGTTCCCTACAACGGACTCTCCTGCACAAACGACATCCGCCTCGTTTTCCCCTCCCTCTGTTTCCTCACCTCGGCCACAGTCCTCAGTTAATccatgtgatagacagaactcTGTGGAGGTCATTTCACAGCTGCTGCAAGAGGCTGAAGGTGAGCATATGGTGGCAAAGAGCACCAACCTTTACCCTGTAGTTAATTGTGGCAGAAAGATTCTGACCTTTGAATAGTTTTCACTCCCAGAACTTTAAGTCTCACTTTGTGTGAGCTTGCTGTTTTTACGTAAAGCTGGTGCCATTTATGATACATGAAAAATTTTGCTGTACATAGTGGGACTTTGAATAATGAAATGGCAACTTGTAGTCCTGGTAGTCTGTTAGTAATTGACAATGTTAATCCATTATCGCCCGTCTCCTTTGATTCCCTTTATGTAAACAGTTTGTGTCTTTGCTTTTCAGATTCAGATGAAACAGAGTTTGGAGATGATGCCTTATTAAAAGTCCTTCgcaaacagagaaaatggaTAAAGGAGCAAATCAGGTAAATAAACTATTACTTTAACTGCCAAATTGATAAGCATCAATAAtgcaaaagttgttttttaaatgtaaggcTGCTAGTCTTGAAACCACTAACGTGTGGTACTTACAATGCATTGGTACACCACATTCCAGAACAATAATgtcctgtatttatttttcagtgagGTGGACTCTCtgttaaataactttttggATGAGCAACAAGTAACCAGACCATTGGCAAGAGacacttgatttttttattccattttataaagaaataaagcttatttgtatgtttttgaagAAACATTTCCACATTAAAGATCTCAAAGATATGTCAATGTGCATCATTAATCACAATAATTACACAGTGCATTTTACAAGGCTGCACAACAAAGTCAGCTTGTTGAACTGTTAGCGCAGACTATTTACAAAGAATGGTTTCTGGAAACATGTAAGAATGATAACAGCCAGAGCAGTATATACAAACCTCAAAGAGCAGGGAGTGCTTGAAAAGTGCCAGGAACTAAACAAATGAGTGTTTTGGGACATGTTGCTATGACTGAAGGAGAAAGAGTTATGTCTTTATATGTACATATCGCTTCTGTTGCATTTGTTATTGTTCTTAGTGTGGATAGTAGAGACAGAGTGTTTacataaatgtgattatttcagGACTCTGGTTTCCAGCATGGGTGCAGCTATGATAAGAATCCCATCTGGAGAGACTGCTGACTCCAAAGCCATGGTGTCCACCCCCTTAGGGATTCGATAGCGGCGATTAAACTGTCGTGTGGTCATTCCTGGACCATTCTtctataaaaacagacatgaatacAAGTTTTGAGAACAAAAGAAATTACGTTTAAATTCAATAACCCACAAAATCCATGTCATTTAAACTGTCATATGAATCACATCCAAGCTGCATGGGCcacaaaaatcagaattatATCACTTTTGCCAGCGGGGTGTGTGTAGCCTTAGTTACTTCCATAATACCAACCTTTTTCTCTTCATGCTTTCCTTGTACTTCAACAAAATCCCCAATCACTTTCACCATGAGATCAGGTGGGCTGAAATCCTTTACATCTACTTGAACTGTGAAACCATTATCATCACAGTTGACCTAgcaaaataagattaaattcTGTCATTTCATAGAGATAACATTTCTATACGTACAGCAAAAGGCACACTTTTAAACATGCCTTTAACATGActgtattttattatattttccGGTTAAAAAAGTGCTTGAcgaaaatgtttttaagctttCAACTACTTCATCAAAAGAGGATGTTTTGAGGATTTAAAACCCCTCTTAAGTTGACATGAATTATGATAGGTATAGAAAATTAGAGAAAATATTCAGTCTATTTTAGAAGTTACTATTTATaagccaaaataaaaatgaacagttCTTCTTATTGCAAAAGTtacaatgattttaaaagacCTACCTCCGCAGGGCTGGTATTATCAGTCTCTGGAATCAGTAACTGAGGAGACCAGTTGTACTGTCCAAAAGTTCCATTTAGGCGAGGAATAAGAGGTGGCAAGACTTTCTCCCATTGAATACCACCAGCTGGTAGAGTGGAGGGCAGAATGAAGTCCATCTACATGGAGTAGAAGTTAAAGAGAATAAACTTTTTGTTATGAGAACTGTTTACAGACCAGTGTATGGTACAGTAAACTGGACCACAAAACAACATGCTACAACTTACCTTCTCTTAAATTTCCTGACTGGATAAGTGTGTGAAAGGGAAAGGGCAGCCTCTGTTAGCTTGTGTGAGGTCCTCCTGAATGAAGTACAGAGAGCACTGGTCATAAGACAGTCTGACTCCGAGCTCCTCTCCCAGTGGGCGGCTGACGTGACTGACTGTTGTGGTCTGTGGAGTCTGTCTTATACTGGAGTTGCGTAATGAGCCGGGAATTCATAGTGGGGCACCTTGCTTCTGTTATGCTCTGAACTAATGCGTACCCTTGGGTGTTCAGGCAGCGCCATATAGGATCAGAGTGTATTGTTTTGGGAGTGATGCAGCTGTCGCGGGATTATGGCAATTAACGTATTTATCGACCATTACCAATGCACACTTTATCCCTTGTATTGATGGCGCTGATATGTAGAGACTGGTTACTTGTAAGACGTGCGATGAAGTAGCGCCTGAGAGCGGTTGTCAAGGAAGGTTCGTCCGAAAATAAGTTCAAAGGCGATGTTGTTGACCCTCGTGGGCTGATGCCAGACAGACAGTGACAGCAGGGACGTCCTAAACACATGCCTGAGCACGTGCACTGCCAACAAGCCTGTTTGGCTACATCACTCACTTTCACAGATGTAAACACTATTGAAATCATTACTAGAGTTTAAaacattatcaataaaaataacaatcaaAATAGTTACAATAACAAGAATAACAATGATACAATAGtaatgatttaaatatttaaaataactaCTTTTATGATACAATTGAATAAATTAATAGTACAGTGACCCTgaaggaaaatacaaaaaagaaaaaaatcactaaattGAAAG
It encodes the following:
- the proser3 gene encoding proline and serine-rich protein 3 isoform X2 codes for the protein MKSSRPVFTRQNPFQQATKVGKTFYHPSSNKSLTQKKKKTTLSPERSHKQSTPQLDSLSQDEQGLIQTHVHSFAATDDHPVFEESWPSSDCGSSSALSNMVTSELSARAGKPSVSPEPGIHQDSVLAKYIERFRHGQPQSREERQQMAARGKKQVPFWWMSSSTLPHSSTPTKTTDKDVIQPMEDDHGAATYSPVQNGHDRDLSPCRGSISILSDTSQGEFEDTEILQLQERANRLLLKDDCSLNDGSIHVSSEGVGCSEFSSPLSADEQMRRPLIPRVMMSATEDILFQWRLRRKIEQAREQHSGFHATTFSWQSPSLRQTSPSGQAYKGRTQPPEFSEKASHPQIAAAQPETRETLGLFSSSSVPTLLPACAVSGSAVSQPLVPAHMHFLCDVLPCPIQSTDESRTKVVHKKAQVQDNTLKTARDEPFLEHEPSVTKPSSGVTEEERSSNNKRAETNTKLKCQITESRKNEKEAVMAFRRQKKSTRYAMEKRHTDGSGSTNKSALHQKLPKKPLAKELKQHKGYQEFSSQSATVDHGPPPSPVHSALGQVVSEVLFPTTDSPAQTTSASFSPPSVSSPRPQSSVNPCDRQNSVEVISQLLQEAEDSDETEFGDDALLKVLRKQRKWIKEQISEVDSLLNNFLDEQQVTRPLARDT
- the proser3 gene encoding proline and serine-rich protein 3 isoform X1, translated to MKSSRPVFTRQNPFQQATKVGKTFYHPSSNKSLTQKKKKTTLSPERSHKQSTPQLDSLSQDEQGLIQTHVHSFAATDDHPVFEESWPSSDCGSSSALSNMVTSELSARAGKPSVSPEPGIHQDSVLAKYIERFRHGQPQSREERQQMAARGKKQVPFWWMSSSTLPHSSTPTKTTDKDVIQPMEDDHGAATYSPVQNGHDRDLSPCRGSISILSDTSQGEFEDTEILQLQERANRLLLKDDCSLNDGSIHVSSEGVGCSEFSSPLSADEQMRRPLIPRVMMSATAKANSDSVQAFQKPSSIPLLVSPTRPEEDILFQWRLRRKIEQAREQHSGFHATTFSWQSPSLRQTSPSGQAYKGRTQPPEFSEKASHPQIAAAQPETRETLGLFSSSSVPTLLPACAVSGSAVSQPLVPAHMHFLCDVLPCPIQSTDESRTKVVHKKAQVQDNTLKTARDEPFLEHEPSVTKPSSGVTEEERSSNNKRAETNTKLKCQITESRKNEKEAVMAFRRQKKSTRYAMEKRHTDGSGSTNKSALHQKLPKKPLAKELKQHKGYQEFSSQSATVDHGPPPSPVHSALGQVVSEVLFPTTDSPAQTTSASFSPPSVSSPRPQSSVNPCDRQNSVEVISQLLQEAEDSDETEFGDDALLKVLRKQRKWIKEQISEVDSLLNNFLDEQQVTRPLARDT
- the proser3 gene encoding proline and serine-rich protein 3 isoform X3, which translates into the protein MKSSRPVFTRQNPFQQATKVGKTFYHPSSNKSLTQKKKKTTLSPERSHKQSTPQLDSLSQDEQGLIQTHVHSFAATDDHPVFEESWPSSDCGSSSALSNMVTSELSARAGKPSVSPEPGIHQDSVLAKYIERFRHGQPQSREERQQMAARGKKQVPFWWMSSSTLPHSSTPTKTTDKDVIQPMEDDHGAATYSPVQNGHDRDLSPCRGSISILSDTSQGEFEDTEILQLQERANRLLLKDDCSLNDGSIHVSSEGVGCSEFSSPLSADEQMRRPLIPRVMMSATDILFQWRLRRKIEQAREQHSGFHATTFSWQSPSLRQTSPSGQAYKGRTQPPEFSEKASHPQIAAAQPETRETLGLFSSSSVPTLLPACAVSGSAVSQPLVPAHMHFLCDVLPCPIQSTDESRTKVVHKKAQVQDNTLKTARDEPFLEHEPSVTKPSSGVTEEERSSNNKRAETNTKLKCQITESRKNEKEAVMAFRRQKKSTRYAMEKRHTDGSGSTNKSALHQKLPKKPLAKELKQHKGYQEFSSQSATVDHGPPPSPVHSALGQVVSEVLFPTTDSPAQTTSASFSPPSVSSPRPQSSVNPCDRQNSVEVISQLLQEAEDSDETEFGDDALLKVLRKQRKWIKEQISEVDSLLNNFLDEQQVTRPLARDT
- the proser3 gene encoding proline and serine-rich protein 3 isoform X4; translation: MVTSELSARAGKPSVSPEPGIHQDSVLAKYIERFRHGQPQSREERQQMAARGKKQVPFWWMSSSTLPHSSTPTKTTDKDVIQPMEDDHGAATYSPVQNGHDRDLSPCRGSISILSDTSQGEFEDTEILQLQERANRLLLKDDCSLNDGSIHVSSEGVGCSEFSSPLSADEQMRRPLIPRVMMSATAKANSDSVQAFQKPSSIPLLVSPTRPEEDILFQWRLRRKIEQAREQHSGFHATTFSWQSPSLRQTSPSGQAYKGRTQPPEFSEKASHPQIAAAQPETRETLGLFSSSSVPTLLPACAVSGSAVSQPLVPAHMHFLCDVLPCPIQSTDESRTKVVHKKAQVQDNTLKTARDEPFLEHEPSVTKPSSGVTEEERSSNNKRAETNTKLKCQITESRKNEKEAVMAFRRQKKSTRYAMEKRHTDGSGSTNKSALHQKLPKKPLAKELKQHKGYQEFSSQSATVDHGPPPSPVHSALGQVVSEVLFPTTDSPAQTTSASFSPPSVSSPRPQSSVNPCDRQNSVEVISQLLQEAEDSDETEFGDDALLKVLRKQRKWIKEQISEVDSLLNNFLDEQQVTRPLARDT
- the hspb6 gene encoding heat shock protein beta-6, yielding MDFILPSTLPAGGIQWEKVLPPLIPRLNGTFGQYNWSPQLLIPETDNTSPAEVNCDDNGFTVQVDVKDFSPPDLMVKVIGDFVEVQGKHEEKKKNGPGMTTRQFNRRYRIPKGVDTMALESAVSPDGILIIAAPMLETRVLK